A single window of Syntrophus aciditrophicus SB DNA harbors:
- a CDS encoding molybdopterin biosynthesis protein produces the protein MSRNRKFYLEDIPLDEAWRRLIMAMESSGSWVAFPGEELPLDEALGRVTAAPVWAALSSPGYHASAMDGYAVRSADTIGATETSPKRLRIGPEGPASYVDTGDPIPSWADAVIQIEHTQHIEEEVGGELIEIQAGVAPWTAIRPMGEDMVATELVLPANYRLKPVDLGALAGCGHATVSVRRRPRVAVIPTGTELVTVEQAAQAGLKTGDIIEYNSLVLASQIREWGGLPTRYPIVADDYERIRETVREAAVTHDLVLVNAGSSAGSEDFTSSIVEELGTLLVHGVAIRPGHPVVLGTVTERHTPIIGVPGYPVSCALTGEIFVEPLISHWLGLTPREKPKVKATISRKLLSPMGEDEWVRVTVGRVGERTVAAPLSRGAGVITSLVRADGIVRIPRFSEGVDAGQDVTVELYRDPSEIDRTIVHIGSHDLCLDILSQYLADSGRRFSSSNAGSLGGLMALRRGDAHLAGSHLLDPATGEYNISYIKQYLPNLPVVLMTFMQREQGLIVAPGNPKGIKGLADLARDDVRYVNRQRGAGTRVLLDYHLEKLGIEPGNVKGYQREEYTHLAVAVAVQSGAVDCGLGIAAAAHALRLDFIPFEKERYDLVIPRIHYDSDLLQPLFDLIQGPNLRRVVDELPGYDTTHMGDIVIEL, from the coding sequence ATGAGCAGGAACAGGAAATTTTATCTTGAAGATATTCCTCTGGATGAAGCATGGCGTCGGTTGATCATGGCCATGGAAAGCTCCGGATCGTGGGTCGCATTCCCCGGCGAGGAGCTGCCGCTGGATGAAGCGCTGGGTCGCGTGACGGCAGCGCCCGTGTGGGCGGCCTTGTCTTCCCCGGGTTATCATGCCAGCGCGATGGACGGTTACGCGGTCCGTTCGGCGGACACGATCGGCGCAACCGAGACATCGCCGAAACGCCTCAGGATCGGTCCCGAAGGACCGGCCAGCTATGTCGATACCGGCGATCCGATACCTTCCTGGGCTGACGCGGTCATCCAGATCGAACATACCCAGCATATTGAGGAAGAAGTCGGCGGCGAATTAATAGAAATCCAGGCCGGCGTTGCCCCCTGGACAGCGATTCGCCCCATGGGTGAAGACATGGTCGCCACCGAACTGGTACTCCCGGCCAATTATCGGCTGAAACCGGTGGACCTGGGAGCGCTTGCCGGTTGCGGACATGCAACGGTCAGCGTTCGTCGCCGGCCGCGTGTGGCGGTGATCCCGACGGGGACCGAACTCGTTACGGTCGAGCAGGCGGCGCAGGCGGGATTAAAGACGGGCGATATCATCGAATACAACTCACTGGTACTGGCTTCCCAGATCCGCGAATGGGGCGGCCTGCCCACCAGATACCCGATCGTGGCTGACGATTATGAGCGCATCCGGGAAACGGTGCGGGAAGCGGCGGTCACCCATGACCTCGTTCTCGTCAATGCCGGTTCCTCGGCGGGGAGTGAAGATTTTACATCGAGTATTGTTGAGGAACTGGGAACCCTGCTTGTTCACGGCGTCGCAATCCGTCCGGGTCATCCGGTTGTCCTCGGCACCGTGACCGAACGCCACACGCCTATCATCGGCGTTCCGGGCTATCCGGTTTCCTGCGCCCTGACCGGGGAAATTTTTGTGGAGCCCCTGATTTCCCACTGGCTCGGATTGACGCCAAGGGAAAAACCCAAGGTGAAAGCAACCATCAGCCGCAAGCTGCTCTCGCCGATGGGTGAAGACGAATGGGTGCGGGTGACCGTCGGGCGGGTTGGTGAAAGAACCGTTGCCGCTCCCCTGTCCCGTGGGGCGGGCGTCATCACCTCCCTTGTCCGGGCGGATGGAATTGTCCGCATCCCGAGATTTTCGGAGGGGGTCGATGCAGGGCAGGATGTCACCGTAGAGCTGTATCGTGACCCGTCGGAAATCGACCGAACCATTGTTCATATCGGGAGTCACGACCTTTGCCTCGATATCCTGTCTCAATACCTGGCGGATTCCGGTCGCCGCTTCTCCAGCTCCAACGCCGGGAGTCTGGGCGGCTTGATGGCCCTGCGACGCGGGGATGCTCATCTGGCAGGTTCCCATCTCCTGGACCCGGCTACAGGTGAATACAATATTTCCTATATAAAGCAATACCTGCCAAATTTACCTGTCGTGCTGATGACCTTCATGCAACGCGAGCAGGGGCTGATCGTGGCTCCGGGAAATCCCAAGGGAATTAAGGGACTGGCCGACCTGGCGCGTGATGACGTGCGCTATGTCAACCGCCAGCGCGGAGCAGGCACACGGGTCCTGCTTGACTATCATCTGGAAAAGCTCGGGATCGAACCTGGGAATGTAAAGGGTTACCAGCGTGAAGAATATACTCACCTGGCTGTTGCCGTTGCTGTGCAATCCGGAGCGGTGGACTGCGGTCTGGGCATTGCCGCTGCTGCGCACGCACTTAGGCTGGATTTCATTCCCTTTGAGAAAGAACGTTACGATCTGGTCATTCCCCGCATACACTACGATAGCGACCTCCTACAACCACTCTTCGATCTGATTCAAGGCCCCAACCTGCGACGCGTCGTTGACGAGTTGCCCGGCTACGACACGACTCACATGGGGGACATCGTGATCGAGCTGTAG
- the glp gene encoding molybdopterin molybdotransferase MoeA, whose translation MPEMFQVLPPVEALKVLFDQLSPNVMTENVDTAEALDRVLIEKLTAPSSLPSFPRSTMDGYAVRAKDTFGATESLPAYLNVIGEVPMGRGFELEVGLAQAAIVYTGGMIPPGADAVVMVERTQKLDAKNIEVLRAVAPGENVIEVGEDVKEGEPLFDSGHILRPQDLGGLMALGITKVTVAARPRVAIVSTGDEVVPPEQTPGLGQVRDVNTYTIAGLAARSGGIPQQKGIIRDDYDCLFSATREALDTADVLVVSAGSSVSTRDLTADVVNNLGKPGVVVHGVAVRPGKPTVLGVCNGKPVIGLPGNPVSAMVVAGLFLVPLLWRLQGLVKPPARQRVTAILAHNIASVTGREDFVQVRLVERESELRAEPIFGKSNLIYTLVKSEGMVCVPLDSNGLHKGERVEVELF comes from the coding sequence ATGCCGGAAATGTTCCAGGTTCTTCCGCCTGTGGAAGCACTCAAAGTCCTGTTCGATCAGCTTTCTCCGAATGTCATGACGGAGAATGTTGATACGGCTGAAGCGCTTGATCGCGTCCTGATTGAGAAATTGACCGCTCCGTCTTCACTGCCCTCTTTTCCACGCAGCACGATGGACGGTTATGCAGTGCGTGCCAAAGATACCTTCGGTGCGACGGAATCGCTGCCGGCCTATCTCAATGTAATCGGCGAAGTGCCGATGGGGCGCGGCTTTGAATTGGAGGTCGGTCTGGCTCAGGCGGCCATTGTTTACACCGGCGGCATGATACCGCCCGGGGCTGACGCCGTCGTCATGGTGGAGCGGACTCAGAAGCTCGATGCGAAAAACATAGAAGTTCTACGCGCCGTAGCGCCAGGAGAGAACGTCATTGAAGTCGGTGAGGACGTAAAAGAAGGCGAACCGCTGTTTGACTCGGGACACATCCTCCGCCCCCAGGATCTCGGTGGACTGATGGCGTTAGGCATCACGAAAGTCACGGTTGCCGCCCGACCGCGTGTGGCGATTGTCTCCACTGGGGACGAGGTCGTTCCTCCGGAACAGACGCCCGGCCTCGGTCAGGTTCGGGACGTCAACACTTACACCATAGCAGGTCTTGCGGCCCGTTCCGGGGGCATCCCCCAGCAGAAGGGGATCATCAGGGACGATTATGATTGTCTCTTTTCCGCAACCCGTGAAGCGCTGGATACTGCGGATGTACTGGTGGTCTCCGCTGGATCTTCCGTTTCCACACGGGACCTGACAGCGGATGTCGTGAATAACCTGGGGAAACCTGGTGTGGTGGTCCACGGTGTCGCAGTAAGGCCCGGCAAGCCGACCGTCCTTGGGGTCTGCAACGGCAAGCCTGTGATCGGCCTTCCGGGCAACCCCGTCAGTGCAATGGTTGTGGCGGGACTGTTCCTGGTGCCGTTGCTCTGGCGGCTGCAGGGCTTGGTGAAGCCGCCTGCCCGACAAAGGGTGACGGCAATACTGGCCCATAACATTGCGTCGGTCACCGGTCGTGAAGACTTTGTGCAGGTCCGGCTTGTGGAGCGTGAAAGCGAGCTCCGGGCCGAGCCGATTTTCGGCAAATCCAACCTGATTTACACCCTGGTCAAGTCTGAAGGAATGGTATGCGTGCCACTCGATTCCAATGGTTTACACAAGGGCGAACGGGTCGAGGTGGAGTTATTCTGA
- a CDS encoding aldehyde dehydrogenase, with the protein MEKAALEKLFHSQKEFFRSGKTRDISFRIECLTKLKQAVAAHEQEILEAVYQDLHKDPMDGYSTELAGFYAEVKYALKNISSWAQIESVETPVYMLPSKSYLQKEPYGLTLIISPWNYPFQLLMMPLVGAVAAGNTALLKPSELSAHTSEVLEKIINNAFPQEYLHVVQGGVEETQALIALPVDYIFFTGSVSVGKIVMAAAARNLTPLTLELGGKSPTIVHEDANLVTAAHRISWGKFLNAGQTCVAPDYVLVHQSKRDAFIEELIKVIQKYYVEDASRHKRYCRIINDRHFRRLTGLLDSQKIIHGGGSNAEDRYIEPTILSPVDWDDPIMGDEIFGPILPVLTYSALDHIIHKINERPKPLALYLFSDDESVQKRITEEISFGGGAINNTIMHVVSHFLPFGGIGSSGMGKYHGKYSFDTFSHYKSILKSSSIVDPVKLAEPNKGRVINILEKIMK; encoded by the coding sequence ATGGAAAAAGCCGCTTTAGAAAAATTATTCCATTCACAAAAAGAATTTTTCAGATCAGGAAAAACCCGCGACATCAGCTTTCGTATTGAATGTCTGACAAAGCTCAAACAGGCAGTCGCGGCTCATGAACAGGAAATACTGGAAGCCGTCTATCAAGATCTTCATAAAGATCCTATGGATGGTTATTCGACCGAGCTTGCCGGATTTTATGCTGAAGTAAAATATGCCTTGAAGAATATTTCCTCCTGGGCTCAAATCGAATCGGTGGAAACGCCGGTTTACATGCTGCCGTCAAAAAGTTATCTGCAGAAAGAACCTTACGGCCTAACGCTGATCATTTCTCCCTGGAATTATCCTTTTCAGCTTCTCATGATGCCCCTTGTCGGCGCCGTAGCAGCCGGCAATACCGCCCTCCTCAAACCTTCGGAACTATCCGCCCACACTTCGGAAGTATTGGAAAAAATAATCAACAATGCATTTCCTCAGGAATACCTGCATGTGGTGCAGGGCGGGGTGGAAGAGACGCAGGCGCTTATCGCATTGCCTGTCGATTATATTTTCTTTACCGGCAGTGTGTCGGTGGGCAAAATCGTGATGGCCGCGGCAGCCCGAAACCTGACCCCCCTTACCCTTGAATTGGGAGGTAAAAGTCCGACGATCGTTCATGAAGATGCAAACCTGGTGACAGCCGCCCACCGCATCAGTTGGGGAAAATTCCTCAATGCCGGCCAGACCTGCGTGGCTCCGGATTATGTGCTGGTGCATCAATCAAAGAGAGATGCCTTTATCGAAGAACTGATAAAAGTCATTCAAAAATATTACGTGGAAGATGCCTCCCGACATAAGCGTTATTGCCGAATTATCAATGACCGGCATTTTCGACGGCTGACTGGACTTCTGGACTCACAAAAAATAATCCACGGCGGTGGAAGCAATGCTGAAGATCGCTATATTGAACCGACGATTCTGTCACCTGTGGACTGGGATGATCCAATCATGGGGGACGAAATTTTCGGACCGATCCTGCCCGTTCTTACCTATTCCGCTCTGGACCACATTATCCATAAAATCAACGAACGGCCTAAACCTCTGGCACTGTATTTATTTTCCGATGATGAATCGGTCCAGAAGCGAATCACCGAAGAAATTTCCTTCGGCGGCGGCGCCATCAACAATACGATCATGCATGTGGTCTCCCATTTTCTGCCTTTCGGAGGCATAGGTTCCAGCGGGATGGGTAAATATCATGGGAAATACAGTTTTGATACCTTTTCACACTATAAAAGCATTCTCAAAAGTTCGAGCATTGTTGATCCCGTGAAACTTGCCGAACCCAACAAAGGCAGGGTCATAAATATATTGGAAAAAATCATGAAGTGA